The genomic window AAATAAAACGTCGTCGCACCAACGATGAATAAAACAGCGGCCACAATGGATAAAAGCGGGATGAGACGGGATTTTCGTTCACGTTTCGGCAATAAGTTAATTTCGACTAGCATGTGCACTACCCTCTTTTAGTCCGAGTCCAATTGGTAAATAATAAGCTGGGTCGACCGAAAGTGGCAACGTCAACGTTTCGACCGCGATATCCAGACGCTCTTGTAACAAGTTAGCAAACGTATTGATTAGCGGGTGGTCCCCAGTAATGACGATGCGGGTAATTTGCGCCTTGCCTTGTTGTAATGAAAAACGGTAAAAGCTCATGACGCGCTCAAGCTCTTTATATAAGTCTTCAAGCTGTCGCTCTGGTTCACCTTCTTTTAACCACGTCCATCCTTCATTCGTTTTTTCCCAATACGTCCATTGAGCATCAAACGCTAACTGGCGCGTGAATATTGGACGATGTTGATAAAATACGCTGACGTTCAACGACGATAAATCAAATTGAACGAATAAAAAGTGATCAACATCGTTCGCTAAATGAAATGTGTAAAATAAGCGATATAAGCTAAGCGGAGAAATATCTGCCACGATCGGTTTTAATTTCACTTCCTCAAACAATTGCGCATATTGCATCACGTTCGCTTCCGGTGCGGCAAACAATAAAATGTGAAACGCCTCTTTCGTTTTTTCAAGCAAAGCATAGTCAAATACCGCATCTTCAAACGGAAGCAGAATAGTTGAACCAATTTCCATAAATAAATAACTACGTACATCTTCTACATCGATTTCTTTCGGTAACGGAACTTTACGAATAACGATGAGTGGATCCGGAACGAGAAAGCGAATGCGGCGATGTTTCATCTTCCACATATCGACACATTGCTCCATAATATGAGCGAACTGTTCTTCATCGACAATTTTCCCGTCTCGCACAATTCCTTCTGGAAGCGGCCATTCCTCGCACGTATGCAAAACGAGCGGTTGCTGTTGTTTTAATTCGACATAGCGAATGACGTGATCTTTTATAACAATGTTGCCCACTTTATGTTTCAACGAAAAAAGCCGCATAGTTCGTTCTCCTTACATCATAACCTTTACGTACGCATCGATGATCGTATCTCCGAAAAAATAAGCGATTAACGTCCCAACGACGATCGCTGGTCCGAACGGCATCGGTTCGCCTCGTTTCACACGGCCAATTGCCATACCAATCAGTCCGAATATTGTCCCGACGAGCGTCGATAAAAAGAAAGCTAGAACGGTAAGCTTTGCACCAAGCGCTAAACCGATTAACGAAAATAGTTTAATATCTCCACCACCCATGCCACCTTTACTCACAAGCGCTATCACAAACAATATCATAAATCCAACAACACTACCGAGTAAACTATCCCACCAAGGAGTAAGCTGAGCAACCCATAAACGTTCAACAAGAAGAAGTGGAGTAAAAAATAATAAAACACGGTTTGGGATAATCATATAATGCACATCAGACACAAAAATAATAACGAATAAAGAAATGAGCGTCCAACTAACGGCTACTTCCGCTGACCAACCGACAAAAAGCGGGGCGAGCGTAAACAATATAGCCGTGGACAACTCAATCAACGGATAAACAAAGGAAATGCGCGCCGAACACGCGCGACATTTCCCTTTTTGCAACACATACGAAATAACCGGAATTAACTCTAACGCCGTCAACGTCCGCTTACAATGCGGACAATGCGAACGCGGCGCAACAATCGACTCCCCTTTCGGTACCCTTAACCCAACAACATTATAAAAAGAGCCGAGAAAAAGACCGAGGAGGAAAGAAATAGAAAGCAACATATACGATCACTCTTATTTACACGTTTAGTTTTCCAAAAAATTTTATATTTATTTTTTTACTCAATCTCGTTTACCGCATCACGTTTTAAATCTTTTTCTTCTACAGCAACCCCATCTTCTCCAAAAACACCACGTGAGTTATTAATCAACTTTACAAAATATATTAATTTTGTGTCTGTATTTTTTATAAGCACATATGAATACGCTTCTTTTGGATCGCCTTCGGATGTAAGTGGTTTGTTGTCGTAACCAGATGGTGCCTTCTTATATGACGTAGTATTCCCATCCGGATCTTTTACGGTTTCTAGATACCCTTTGCTTTCTAAATAAGCAAGAGGAAGAACTGTATATTTTTCATTAGCCGGAATCAAATCTTTATCCGCCGTCACAGCAATTTTTGCTGCGTTAATCATTTGTTGTGCGTTTGCTACATGAGCGTCTTTTTTCGAGTTGTCGATTAATCCCCCAATACTAGGAATCGCAATGGCAGCAATGATCCCTAAAATAACGATGACTGCTAACAACTCAATTAACGTTAAACCTTTTTCGTTACGAATGAATCGTTTTAACATAATTCCTCTCCTTTGCAATTTTTTTCTTTCTTTCATCATTTTACACGATGACAACCTAGTTGAAAAGTACTAGTTTTATTGTTGAATATGATTAAATATATCAAACATCGGTACTAAAATGGATGTGACGATCGTCCCGACGACGCTTGCAAGCAATACGATCATGAGCGGCTCAATTAACGATTTTAAACGATCCGTCGCTGCTTCGACTTCCGCTTCGTAAAAATCAGCAACTTTTGCAAGCATCGCATCTAGTGAGCCGGTTTGTTCTCCGATCGCAATCATTTGTGTGACAAGTGGCGGAAATGCCCAATGTCGCTTCATCGGCTCTGTTAATGATTCTCCGCGTTCAAGCGCATCACGCGATGTGCGAATGACGCGGGCAACGACTTCGTTTTCAACGACCGTTTCTACGATGGCAAGCGCTTGTAAAATAGGGACAGCGCTTGAAAAAAGAGAACTTAATGTGCGCGTCATACGCGCTAGCACCGCTTTTTGCATCATCCCACCAAAAATCGGCATGCGAAGCATGAAAACGTCTAAATAATATTTCGTTACTTTTTGTTTCCTTAACATGATTAATAAAATATATAGAGCGATGAACAACAAAATAACGCCCCACCAATACGTTTGCATCACTTCGCTTGCACGTAAAACAAACTTCGTAATGGTTGGCAATTCTGCGCCAAAATCAGCAAACATCGAAACGAATGTCGGAACGACGCTCACGAGCAAAAAGATGACAACGACGACAGCAATCATTCCAACAACGATCGGATATGCAAGAGCGGAAACAATTTTTTGCCTTGTGCGATGTACTTTTTCAAAATGATCGGCAAGCCTTTCGAGCGTTTCGTCAATGCTTCCGCTCGCTTCCCCCGCACGAATCATATTGACGACGAGCGAAGGAAAAATGTTCGGATGATCTGTCATCGCCGTAGACAACGGTTTGCCGCTTCTCAACTGCTCCTCAACGTGCACGAGCGCTTTTTTTAACGCTTTACTTTCCGTTTGTTCCGCTAAAATGCGAGTGGCATCAACGATCGTTACCCCTGCTTTTAAAAGCGTAGCAAATTGGCGTAAATAAATGACGAAATGCTGCAGTTTTACAGGATTTCCGAACGTAATTTCTTTTGTTAATAACGTCTGTGGTACTTCGCGTACGTCAATGACTTTTAATCGTTGTTCTCGCAGTTTCATGATGACATCTCGACGCGACGAAGCAACGATCGTACCTTTTTTCACTCGCCCGCGCACATCGCGCGCTTCATAGCGAAATTGCGCCATCTATTTCACCCTTCCTGCAAATACGGCTCAACCGATTCTTTTGCAATGAATCCTTGTTGGACGAGTTCTTTAATGTTCGCTTCAAGCGTATGCATACCGAGCGCGCGGTTCGTTTGCATAATGCTCGGAATTTGATGTATTTTTCCGTTGCGAATTAAATTTGCAATGGCCGCATTGTTAATTAATATTTCTGTCGCTGCAATGCGTCCGTTTTGTTGAGCGCGTGGAAATAATCGTTGCGAAATAATCGCAACTAACACAGTTGCCAATTGAATGCGAATTTGTGTTTGTTGCTCAGGTTGAAATACATCAATGATACGATCAATTGTCGCCGGTGCGCTGGACGTATGAAGCGTCCCGAATACAAGATGCCCTGTTTCCGCGGCGGTAATGGCTGTTTGAATCGTTTCTAGATCGCGCATCTCTCCAACTAAAATGACGTCTGGATCTTGCCGAAGCGCCGCTCGAAGTCCATTTGCGAAGTTGTTTGTATCCGTCCCGATCTCGCGCTGGTCAATAATACACCCTCCATGCTTATGCACGTATTCAATTGGATCTTCAAGCGTAATAATATGTTTGCGCATCGTTTTATTCATATAATCGATCATCGCAGCTAACGTCGTCGATTTTCCGCTTCCTGTCGGTCCGGTAACAAGAATAAGCCCTTGTGGTTTTGTTACCATTTTTTTTAATACATCTGGCAATTGCAATTCTTCAAGCGTCGGAATTTTTGTCGGTACGATACGAATGGCAAGCGATATGCATCCACGTTGTTTAAACACATTCACACGGAAGCGTGAAACACCGGAAAGGCTATACGACAAATCTAACTCGCCATCTGTTTCAAAGCGCGTCCACATATGCTCTGGAACGATCGCTCTTGCCATTTGTTCTGTATCGGTTGGCGATAACACATCTTGACCGTATCGTTTTAAATCTCCGTTCACGCGAAAAATCGGGGGAACGCCGACCGTTAAATGAATATCAGATGCTTTTAACTCAAATGCAGCTCGCAACATCGCATCTACTTTTTGTCTCATCTTCATCACCTTACCCAATGCTTACACGCAACACTTCTTCTGTTGTCGTAAGCCCTTGCTTCACTTTTAATAAGCCGTCATCAATTAAAAAAATCATTTTATTTTTTATCGCAATTTCGCGCAGTTTCGAAAGCGGCTCGCCATTTAAAATGACTTTTCTCATTTCATCAGACATCACCATTAATTCATGTAGCGCAATACGCCCTTTATATCCTGTCATATTGCATGTCGGGCAACCACGACCGCGCATCACTTTTTCAATTTTCAAGCCACGACGAGCGAAAATGTCAATTTCCCGCTTCGTCGGCTCTTGTTCTTCTTGACAATCGCGACAAACGCGTCGCACGAGACGCTGCGAAACGACTCCTGAAAGCGATGTGGCAACTAAAAACGGCTCGACTCCCATATCAATTAAACGAGCAACAGTGCTTAATGCATCATTCGTATGCAACGTACTTAACACAAGATGCCCTGTTAAAGAGGCGCGAATCGCTACTTCCGCTGTTTCACGATCACGAATTTCTCCAACCATAATAATGTTTGGATCTTGGCGCAAAATCGAACGCAACCCTTCAGCAAATGTCATCCCAACATTCGGATTTACTTGAATTTGGTTTACTCCTTCAAGCTGATATTCGACCGGATCTTCAATTGTAATAATATTCACATGTTCCCCATTTAATCGGTTTAATGCCGCATAAAGCGTCGACGATTTTCCTGAACCCGTCGGTCCTGTAATTAACACGATGCCCGTTGGTTGTTCGATCAGTTGAATAAACCGCTGTAAATTCAATTTATTAAATCCGAGTTTGTTTAAATCGTTTAATGCTGCTCCTAAATCAAGCACGCGCATAACGATTTTTTCACCGTAAATGGTCGGCAACGTCGATACGCGCAAATCGACAGGATGAAAATCGATGTTCATTTTAATCCGCCCATCTTGCGGAACGCGATGTTCTGTAATATCCATATTCGCTAAAATTTTTATGCGCGCCGTTAACATTCCTTGCATATGTTTCGGCAACGCCCGCTCTGTGCGCAAAATGCCGTCGATGCGATAACGAATGACGACTTTCGTTTCATGTGGATCAATGTGAATATCGCTCGCTCGTTGTTCTACTGCCATTTGTAAAATTTGATTGACGAGTCGAACAATCGGCGAGTCATCTTCCACAAGCTTTTCTTGTTCACGCACTTCTTGCGGAGGAGCGATGTTTAAAAATTCTTCCACTGAATCATCAATATCGTAATATTTATTAATTGCCCGTAAAATATCGTCTTTTGATGCAATGGCCACTTCAATGTGAAAACCTGTCGATAGACGCAAATCATCAATCGCAAAAAAATCCATCGGATCTGCCATGGCGACAAACAGCCGATCCCCTTCTTGTTTTAAAGGAATGAGCATATTTCGTTTCGCAAATTCTTTCGGTACGAGATTCATTAATTTCGGATCAATTGGATAACGATATAAGCTGACGTGCGGGATACCAAGTTGAAACTCTAACACTTCGATTAATTGTTGCTCCGTAATATATCCTCGTTGCAACAACGCATCTCCTAATTTTTGACCAGGTGCTTTTTCTTTTAACGTTTCTTCGAGTTGTTCTTTCGTAATTAATCCCGCTTCAACAAGCAAATCTCCTAGTCGTTTTCGCTCTTGCTTTTTCATGAGGTCTCATCCTCATTTCCTTTTATTTGCTCGTTTTCATTTCCCCATATGTCTTCTTGTTGTGGTAACTGTGTTGAAGGTGATTCATTTGGAGTTGGTGTCTCCGTTCCGTTACTTACTCCTGCTTGCAATCCACGCAATTCAACGCGATGAACAGGCGGATAAAAATCTTCCGAAACGGGTACCGTTTCAATCATTGTTCGATTTCGATCGTACACTTCTTTGTACAAGCGAATGAGCATTCCTTTTTTTCCTTCTTCCTTTATTCGCTTTTCGTTTGGCTTCAGCAATGCGCTATATTGGACAATCGTTTTCGGATCGTAATACTCGATCGGATCCGTTTTTAATACGTATTGATAAATAAATGGCATGCCGATTAGCGCAACTTTCATTTGACCGCCTTCTGTTTCACATTCAACCGTATACGGCTGATCGTTTGGATTAAAAAATATAAAATCTTTTTTATTTCGTTCAACGGCCGCTTCAAATCCTGCCTTGATCCCATTTGGCAATACAGGGCTCGTATGCCGTTCAACAATTTCAAAATTTGTCGGTACAACGGCCTCATACAATGCTGATGCAAATAACGTCATCGCTTCTTTTGATAAATTTATTCCTTGCTGTTTGAAAAAGTCCGAAACAGAAAATACTTGTTTTGGCTCAATGACGATTGTTGTTGGCGTCATCGCACGAAGTTCTTCTGACGAAGGAACGATTGCTTGCGACAATATCGTCTCTTTTTGCACCTCTTCTCGAATATATTGGCTAAGAAACAGTTGAGCAGTTGTAAGCAAAGCTGCCGTTTGTTCTACTTGTGCTTTTACTTTTTCAACATCGATCCAATCACTTGATACGCCAAGCGAAGAAATCACATCTTGTAAAGCTTGTCCGTCAACGGAAACGAGGAGGGGGGTGCTCTTTCCACTCTCCGCTCGTTTTATGCTCTCTTCAATATGAAATGTAAACACATTTGTCGGTATAGTGGATTTCTTTTCCTCTATTTCGAGCGTAATTTGCGTTGTTTTTTTCCACTCATTTACTTTTTGATTGATTCGTTCATATGCTTCTTCGTATGAACGATTCGATATATCAACTGGCCCGATGCTCGTTCCTTTAGCAAATGTATCGCCACTAACGAACGACTCGTACGCCCATGTCGCCACTTTCGTACTTGCAAGTAAATATGAAACGGTAAGAAGCAACGTGAAAAACAACTTAAGCAAAGCGATTTGGCGCACGGCATACGCCTCCTTACTCGACATTCATCGACAATTCAATAACAACGTCTGGTCCTTCTTCTTGGGCACGAATAATATGTTCTTTCGTTAAAATTGTATCTTTCGCAATCAATGTTTGACCGTTTGCATCAACAAT from Anoxybacillus gonensis includes these protein-coding regions:
- a CDS encoding type II secretion system F family protein; this encodes MAQFRYEARDVRGRVKKGTIVASSRRDVIMKLREQRLKVIDVREVPQTLLTKEITFGNPVKLQHFVIYLRQFATLLKAGVTIVDATRILAEQTESKALKKALVHVEEQLRSGKPLSTAMTDHPNIFPSLVVNMIRAGEASGSIDETLERLADHFEKVHRTRQKIVSALAYPIVVGMIAVVVVIFLLVSVVPTFVSMFADFGAELPTITKFVLRASEVMQTYWWGVILLFIALYILLIMLRKQKVTKYYLDVFMLRMPIFGGMMQKAVLARMTRTLSSLFSSAVPILQALAIVETVVENEVVARVIRTSRDALERGESLTEPMKRHWAFPPLVTQMIAIGEQTGSLDAMLAKVADFYEAEVEAATDRLKSLIEPLMIVLLASVVGTIVTSILVPMFDIFNHIQQ
- the pilM gene encoding type IV pilus biogenesis protein PilM, which translates into the protein MRLFSLKHKVGNIVIKDHVIRYVELKQQQPLVLHTCEEWPLPEGIVRDGKIVDEEQFAHIMEQCVDMWKMKHRRIRFLVPDPLIVIRKVPLPKEIDVEDVRSYLFMEIGSTILLPFEDAVFDYALLEKTKEAFHILLFAAPEANVMQYAQLFEEVKLKPIVADISPLSLYRLFYTFHLANDVDHFLFVQFDLSSLNVSVFYQHRPIFTRQLAFDAQWTYWEKTNEGWTWLKEGEPERQLEDLYKELERVMSFYRFSLQQGKAQITRIVITGDHPLINTFANLLQERLDIAVETLTLPLSVDPAYYLPIGLGLKEGSAHASRN
- a CDS encoding type IV pilus twitching motility protein PilT; this translates as MRQKVDAMLRAAFELKASDIHLTVGVPPIFRVNGDLKRYGQDVLSPTDTEQMARAIVPEHMWTRFETDGELDLSYSLSGVSRFRVNVFKQRGCISLAIRIVPTKIPTLEELQLPDVLKKMVTKPQGLILVTGPTGSGKSTTLAAMIDYMNKTMRKHIITLEDPIEYVHKHGGCIIDQREIGTDTNNFANGLRAALRQDPDVILVGEMRDLETIQTAITAAETGHLVFGTLHTSSAPATIDRIIDVFQPEQQTQIRIQLATVLVAIISQRLFPRAQQNGRIAATEILINNAAIANLIRNGKIHQIPSIMQTNRALGMHTLEANIKELVQQGFIAKESVEPYLQEG
- a CDS encoding VanW family protein, encoding MRQIALLKLFFTLLLTVSYLLASTKVATWAYESFVSGDTFAKGTSIGPVDISNRSYEEAYERINQKVNEWKKTTQITLEIEEKKSTIPTNVFTFHIEESIKRAESGKSTPLLVSVDGQALQDVISSLGVSSDWIDVEKVKAQVEQTAALLTTAQLFLSQYIREEVQKETILSQAIVPSSEELRAMTPTTIVIEPKQVFSVSDFFKQQGINLSKEAMTLFASALYEAVVPTNFEIVERHTSPVLPNGIKAGFEAAVERNKKDFIFFNPNDQPYTVECETEGGQMKVALIGMPFIYQYVLKTDPIEYYDPKTIVQYSALLKPNEKRIKEEGKKGMLIRLYKEVYDRNRTMIETVPVSEDFYPPVHRVELRGLQAGVSNGTETPTPNESPSTQLPQQEDIWGNENEQIKGNEDETS
- a CDS encoding GspE/PulE family protein, which translates into the protein MKKQERKRLGDLLVEAGLITKEQLEETLKEKAPGQKLGDALLQRGYITEQQLIEVLEFQLGIPHVSLYRYPIDPKLMNLVPKEFAKRNMLIPLKQEGDRLFVAMADPMDFFAIDDLRLSTGFHIEVAIASKDDILRAINKYYDIDDSVEEFLNIAPPQEVREQEKLVEDDSPIVRLVNQILQMAVEQRASDIHIDPHETKVVIRYRIDGILRTERALPKHMQGMLTARIKILANMDITEHRVPQDGRIKMNIDFHPVDLRVSTLPTIYGEKIVMRVLDLGAALNDLNKLGFNKLNLQRFIQLIEQPTGIVLITGPTGSGKSSTLYAALNRLNGEHVNIITIEDPVEYQLEGVNQIQVNPNVGMTFAEGLRSILRQDPNIIMVGEIRDRETAEVAIRASLTGHLVLSTLHTNDALSTVARLIDMGVEPFLVATSLSGVVSQRLVRRVCRDCQEEQEPTKREIDIFARRGLKIEKVMRGRGCPTCNMTGYKGRIALHELMVMSDEMRKVILNGEPLSKLREIAIKNKMIFLIDDGLLKVKQGLTTTEEVLRVSIG
- a CDS encoding prepilin-type N-terminal cleavage/methylation domain-containing protein, translated to MLKRFIRNEKGLTLIELLAVIVILGIIAAIAIPSIGGLIDNSKKDAHVANAQQMINAAKIAVTADKDLIPANEKYTVLPLAYLESKGYLETVKDPDGNTTSYKKAPSGYDNKPLTSEGDPKEAYSYVLIKNTDTKLIYFVKLINNSRGVFGEDGVAVEEKDLKRDAVNEIE
- a CDS encoding prepilin peptidase, whose product is MLLSISFLLGLFLGSFYNVVGLRVPKGESIVAPRSHCPHCKRTLTALELIPVISYVLQKGKCRACSARISFVYPLIELSTAILFTLAPLFVGWSAEVAVSWTLISLFVIIFVSDVHYMIIPNRVLLFFTPLLLVERLWVAQLTPWWDSLLGSVVGFMILFVIALVSKGGMGGGDIKLFSLIGLALGAKLTVLAFFLSTLVGTIFGLIGMAIGRVKRGEPMPFGPAIVVGTLIAYFFGDTIIDAYVKVMM